A window of the Choloepus didactylus isolate mChoDid1 chromosome 11, mChoDid1.pri, whole genome shotgun sequence genome harbors these coding sequences:
- the C11H5orf49 gene encoding uncharacterized protein C5orf49 homolog, which produces MASAEERHEGGLEDEEEITAATLRGKPRPPPVSALSAFSYVPPRRLDPKEHSYYHRQARTGIISLYDCVFKKNPDYNQKLHRDDREHAKSLGLHVNEEERERPVGVLTSSVYGKRIHQPVEPLNREHRRANHVRADFYRKNDIPSIRTPGFGHVSPA; this is translated from the exons ATGGCCTCCGCGGAGGAGCGGCACGAGGGCGGCCTGGAGGACGAGGAGGAGATCACCGCCGCCACGCTGCGGGGCAAGCCCCGGCCGCCGCCCGTCTCGGCGCTGTCCGCCTTCAGCTACGTCCCGCCGCGGCGCCTGGACCCCAAGGAGCACAGCTACTACCACCGCCAGGCCAGG ACAGGTATTATTTCCCTCTATGATTGCGTTTTTAAGAAGAACCCAGATTACAATCAGAAATTGCACCGAGATGACAGAGAACACGCAAAGAGCCTAGGACTTCACGTTAACGAGGAG GAACGAGAAAGGCCGGTGGGCGTGCTGACCTCTTCCGTTTATGGCAAGCGCATCCATCAGCCCGTGGAGCCGCTGAACCGCGAGCACCGCCGGGCCAATCACGTGAGGGCGGACTTCTACCGCAAGAACGACATCCCCAGCATCAGGACCCCGGGCTTCGGGCACGTCTCTCCAGCCTGA